AATCATGCTCAACATGTCAAGcagtaaaaattcaaaaatatttttattgacGACTTAGCATTCAGAACTCAAATAAACTTTTATTCTGTTTTAAAAGATATGATGACTTTTAGTACAGCATGACCTGATTTCTCACCAGTTGCTATTACTATCAAATTTTGCATGAAAATGATTGTTGGAACTACAATAGCCAGTTGGTAAATCTTAACTTTTGAGTTATCCATCGCCGTTGATGGCGCTCTGGCAAGCATAAACAGTTTCCtgacaagacaaaacaaaacaaaacaaaacaaaacaaaacaaaacaaaacaaaataaaacaaaaacaacgtAACACTGAAAAACTTCACAATCAACATGATAAGTTATTTTTGTGAACAACACAGTATTTAAAGGGTGAAAAATTGATGTTCTTAAATATCTTTCTAATACGTGTTCAGCACCCGTCTTATTACGATTAtcataaaccatagacagtaacaggtgaaatcaatagttcaatgcaggataaaaaaataaattcttatacttagacctcagaccccccccccctaaattgaaattgaaaattgtttcacaAACCGTTATCCACACaaccaatttcaaatcagtatgtagtagacAGTATACAGTGCTGTGAATataaagccaatatgtagtagtatgtagtgctatgaatacaaagccagtatgtagtaatatgtagtgttatgaatataaagccagtatgtagtgagtaaatAGTAGTTCTTTtctcaatttgaaattttttaacgaaatatttgtatttagggtacaaaacatcccttaaaagtaaaatcgattttgtaggaagagaactaaaatggctaaaataaatacactcacccaaagtaaaagaatttagttttttatcctacattgaattattgattACACCCTAATGTAGccaataaagaaataaatatttattaatgaAATAACCACATAAAAAAGCTTGAAGGTGACCAAAACGATTTTTTATCAAGAACACCCATGAACTATACTAATATATTCATGGGTGGGTTAGTgttcacattttaaaaataaaaataaaaaatgataatgGCACTGCATTTCAAAATGGGTCACAAAGAAGTATGCCAAGTACGTACCACTATCATGTAAGCAAAGGTgttgtttaatttgaaattgCAACAGATATATATGTGGGTGGGGGACCAGTCACACTCAACTGCTGCAAAGAGTGTCAGTAAAAATTGACTTTGACATTTGTCAGAGATATGGCTGGCCacgacggacagacagacagacagacagacagacagacagacagacagacagacagacagacagacagacggacggacggacggacggacggacggacggacggacagacagacagacagacagacagacagacagacagacagacagacagacagacagacagacagtcgcACGTGTACAAACACGGACGGAATTCAGTCTAAAGCGCTTTTTCGGACTTCGTCTATTTTaagttactacatgtagttatatttATCAAAGAGATATTGTGATGGTAGATTTATCGAAGCATGATACATATGTAATGTATTCGAACATCTCGTGGTACCAGTAATGTAAACACACTATAAAAAGCATgtgaatatcaaattacaatgaTAATGTTTATAAGAACACAATTCACAATCTAGACACGTTTGACGTGCTGTTAAATTTAGCaatcataataaaattgttcaattataaaatattacactGACAATATCATCTACGTATGGAAAATAACTTACAATCTCAAATTATTAGAGATAGTTGTAAGGAATTCCATTGTAAAAGGAAACCATAATGATGGTTCTTAAAGTTTGTTACGTCACTACTACTCTTCAATATTAACATCACGTGTTGCAACTAATCTTAGCAGCTGTATATCAGTTGTTCGCTTCGCACAGCCAGTATAACAAGTCATTTATTGGCGATTTATTTGAGCCTATCAAATGTATCATATACTTTATACTTCAGATATAATGTATCGCCTACGCATTTATACCAAGCATACGTGTACTCTACATAAAACATCATAAAACTATGGATAGCGAGGTTTGGTACCTGAGATGTTGGCGTTTTCTGAGCTAATTGGTTCCAAATAAAAATGTCCTAACTGGTGTTTTTTCATACCATATATTAATTATGACTTCCTACGAATTGAGAGTTCTAGCATTTGCTAAACACGAATCGACATAATTTTGTCAGATggaatatatatcaaatatgaacaaaatgtaaCACCTGCTTACAAACTGTTACACAGATtacaacaaatatacatattaaccTGCAAATTTACAAGTTTCCATtgcaaatgtacattttgagccaaagaacaaaaaaaattgaataaaaaaaacttgaataaaaaaaattattaacaaaacaaaacaaaaaaaacatgaaatttttttttcaattattccTTGTAGTTTAtgcagttttttaaaaataaatatccaaaacattatgaaatatgttataATAACTCGACAAACTAGCTTTTTAAATGGAAAGATTTACAAAAAAggataaataaaattattaaatttatcatatattaaataaaaagtGCAACGAAAATTTGAAACGTGTTTTATTTGAGGATAactgtaaaattaaaaataattccTATCTTCTCGCATGCTAGAATACACCATCCAAAATAACCCTGCCATTAGGATAAAAATGCTGGGAAAGAGGCCTCGGCAAACTTGATCAATTTGAGTAGCAACCTTTAAAAATACTCTACTTCTTTTCCTGTAcatttgttctttatttttctGCCTATCTTTAATTGTTTTggtacgttgttgttgttgttgttgttgttgttgttgttgttgttgtatgcCGTGTGTAGAACCATTGGTGTTCTTCCTCTCAGTCATAGAGATCGCCGTTCCATTTTCTACTCTTTCCATCATTTCTGGATACTCGAGCTCCTGAAAGTCCAACTGGAGatagtattttcataaaaattgtaATACCTGAATTGATATAAATTTGTTCTTAATATTGTGGTGAGAGATATTGAAAttccgtttgtttgtttttgttttaaattgacAGTTATTTGTCTCTTTAGAACTTTAAATCACTAATACCAAattaacaaaattgaaattgatcAAACACGTCTATTTTGTCTCTATTGCAcctttcaatatttatcaaccGTGATACTAAATAGTGTTGGTTGGAACATCCTAACCTTGTCATTAGATATTGCTTGAGTGCTAAACTTTATGTAActactaaaaaaataaataaaacatttgtcaTCAAACTTACATTTTGATTGTCATACGCACACATGTCCTCATTATCGATGTCATCACTGTCTCTTATTCCACAAGCGAGTTCTTTTCTACTAGCCCGGACACtcaaaatatagaaataattgACCATTGAAAATTCTAATAGTGCCGCAAACACAAAGATGATACAGGTCGTGAACCAGATATCAGCTGCCTGTGAAAACAATAAGAAGTCTCTCTGTAAAATCGAGTATCGAAAAAAGATCATGTGTATTCTATGTATGATTATTAACTTGTGTTCAACGGGGAAAATTAGGAGTACTAGTGTTTAAATGGAAAGTGAAGGTTcataatttgtacatatacctcaATTGAAGGATTCTACTTACTAGCCTAAAAGTCAAAAGTGGTGTTTTTTGCAGGGGTACTGAATAGATACGAGATTTGGTCGTATGTGACAATGAAGGGATATGAAGCCTGATGTTTCATCGGACCAGAACATTTATGCAACAACTCTAGATCAAGGTTGGCCTACCCTACCCTAACGTAAAAAAATGCGTAATCTCAACTTACAGTAGGGTATGAAAGCGACGGGATCATGTATCGCAGTGAACCAGCCTGTGTGACTAGGGTTAAGACGGAGGTGATACCGAGAGATGCCCTTGCAGCCGTCGCATCCACGTGTAACCAGAAGGGTATCCATGATATGATGACTAACAGAAATGAGGGCAGTAATAGATTTACGATAAAGAATCCAAGAGAACGTTCCAAAGTGAACTCGGCTGTCAGTGTTGAAAAATTACCTTatatgaaagaaaaaagaaacaaaatcaaaatgtctaCTAAGGTTGTAAGCTATGGGGTGAGATCACCGCCAAATTAGATTTCCtgtatgtattttatcatatttagcaatgttaccattattttatcattattttatcattcattGACGGTTTTATCCTTATTTTGAATTTacataatcaatattttatcattatttgatgATGTTTATcattatgttatcattatttgacggttttattattttatcattattttatcataattaattGAGCACTGCAAATATATGCAGAAAAATGACACctgcatatttttattttttttaaagtcactgCTAACGTTGCTAAGTAGTGTTGATTATAAATGTTATGTCTTACCGAGGGGCATTTCATCTGTTTGTTTCCAGGTTACAATATCCTTGAGTTTATATTGTGGGAGAGTTATTTCGTCATTTTCAACAATTGGTTTAGTTGGCCGCCAATGTAGTATCACATGTTCATTACTATACGCATCTGTGAggggaaaaaaacaaaagaaaaccgGAGTAATTACATTTTGACTGTGTTAATCAATTTTTGTTACACTTGATTAAACGAAGTACTGTATGTGAAACATCCACCCTTATTATACTAGAATGAATTGGTCTTTagacctgcactagctgcaactggggcattttttttcatcaatagAGCGAATGCTATTTGAAACTTTCGCCAtgtaaaactgtactagttgtaactggagtatcatctATCGATCAGATAACCACAATATATCCACTGaaaattattgtacatgttaattagtggttgatattatccataaggtTAAGTCGttatcgccgttgagggcgctgaatTTTGGTTGCAGgtccaaaaatcaatttgatttttatttatCGTGTTTAcagctataaaaaaaattatacgtTTACCCAtatgtgatgcaatactgtttacGGTGTACGACATTACGAGTAagttaatatacattgtacctaaaaaatatttatttaaaaaccACACTCCAGTGGCAGCTAGTGAAGCTTTAAGGACCGTAATTTGACTACAATCCAGTCATTTATCTTTTACACTTGGACTTGACTGGTCTTCACTATCGTGAAATATCAAACTGGTGAATGAAGGGTAGAAAGTCCAGTGTGATCAACTTCGAAGAATGTGTATATAAAAAGGTGTTCACTTCAAGAAAATTACCTATATAGTCGGTGCTAATAGTTTTATGTCATCAGAGTGGAAAGTATTCCAGTTCTTTTGGGTATCGATGTAAAACCGCAGACTTCTTTGCAGTAACAGTAAAACATGTGTTGCCAGAATATTGCATTGCCCCAGTAGAATGCACTTTGGGTCCAGGGAGGTTACCCATAAAACCCCACATCATACGTAAACGTCTACACTGGCGTAGCCTACGGTAATACATATTTTCTGTCACAGTAATGATTTTTCCTCATTTTTGCCTCTGGACCTTTCGTCAGGTGtgtagttttttgtgtgtgtgacgCAAGACTTTTGCCTTAttagtaaataaaaacaaattcttaaattttcattttttaatgtttccaTGTAGCAAATAAGTTGTAAGCAGTATATGTTGAAGAAACTATGCAACGTTTGGGTGGCAAAGAGAGTCGAGTATTAATACTAGTAAAGATATTATACCAATTTCAAATAACTTACAGCTTCTAATTTGCATACGACACTTCTGCATATCCAGCGGAAACAGTAACAGGTCCATATGACAGCCTAACGTCAAGGTCAGTCTAAAGAATACAGGGGACATGGAACATATTAATTCTTGAATTATTATTTGTTGTAATCTTACCAATCTCTAatcaaatgaagaaaaaataaatgtttaaaattaacGATAAGAGTAGTTTACGTAACCGCACGTTTATGTGGCTCCTGATAACACTAAGCAGACGATAAAAATTGTTAATATTGGTATTGATCTGAACAAATATCTAGCCTAATTACGAAGAATATTTGATCAGGTTCAGTACCTTGTCGAGTAAGTAATTAACCCGTGTTTATCCAGCAAAAGAGCTATATTCTCCGACAAAACTGTATGTAGGTCACCTTGCTTCtcattaacaaaatatagaTCTGGCAGCCAAAATTTCTTGATTGACTCGATAGTCTGAAATATTAAGGCGCTATCGTTATGTATGTGGCCTAATCTATGGTCCATCCATCGAATGTACAACTCGGCATCCACTATATAGTCCTGCAAAATTGAATAGAGAATAGTGTGACGTCATTGGCAGACACCATTGACCTCTTGCTTAATGAAACTAGTTCTATATTAGGACgcaaattatattcaaaatgTCGTCTCAGAATATCTGCTTGTAATGAATGTAAACCCTCCATCATTGCAAGAAACGGATGGTGAATGAATTGTTGTGTATTTCCGTGTGAAGAACATTACATTAGCTAATATTGTTTTAAACTTTGAAAAttaactctgtatgtatgtatgtatgtatgtatgtatgtatgtatgtatgtatgtatgtatgtatgtatgtatgtatgtatgtatgtatgtaagtatgtatgtatgtatgtgtgtatgtatgtgtgtatgtatgtatgtatgtatgtatgtatgtatgtatgtatgtatgtatgtatgtatgtatgtatgtgtgcatgtatgtatgtatgtatgtatgtatgtgtgtatgtgtgtatgtgtgtatgtgtgtatgtgtgtatgcgtgtatgcatgtatgcatgtatgcatgtatgcatgtatgtatgtatgtatgtatgtatgtatgtatgtatgtatgtatgtatgtatgtatgtatgtatgtgtgtatgcgtgtatgcatgtatgcatgtatgtatgtatgtatgtatgtatgtatgtatgtatgtatactatatatttaaGTAATTACCATAGATATTGGATTCATGTCTCCGAAACTTTGAAGTAACATGAAACATTCCACTTCAACAGGT
The genomic region above belongs to Glandiceps talaboti chromosome 8, keGlaTala1.1, whole genome shotgun sequence and contains:
- the LOC144439369 gene encoding glycine receptor subunit alpha-4-like produces the protein MGIKTSKATFLVSVSLWLLCHLVRHVLCRENNSSSEEHIHGNRLEHEHNRILNDVLRNEEISTFRPDIHGEPVEVECFMLLQSFGDMNPISMDYIVDAELYIRWMDHRLGHIHNDSALIFQTIESIKKFWLPDLYFVNEKQGDLHTVLSENIALLLDKHGLITYSTRLTLTLGCHMDLLLFPLDMQKCRMQIRSYAYSNEHVILHWRPTKPIVENDEITLPQYKLKDIVTWKQTDEMPLGNFSTLTAEFTLERSLGFFIVNLLLPSFLLVIISWIPFWLHVDATAARASLGITSVLTLVTQAGSLRYMIPSLSYPTAADIWFTTCIIFVFAALLEFSMVNYFYILSVRASRKELACGIRDSDDIDNEDMCAYDNQNLDFQELEYPEMMERVENGTAISMTERKNTNGSTHGIQQQQQQQQQQQQQRTKTIKDRQKNKEQMKLFMLARAPSTAMDNSKVKIYQLAIVVPTIIFMQNLIVIATGEKSGHAVLKVIISFKTE